From the Exiguobacterium aurantiacum genome, one window contains:
- a CDS encoding 2-hydroxy-3-keto-5-methylthiopentenyl-1-phosphate phosphatase, with protein MTVHILCDFDGTITAEDNIIALMKAFAPPAWVELKDAVLEQRISIRSGVGQMFQLLPSEAAPAYRDYLLERITLRQGFPSFLEQVRAHGWKFDVVSGGMDFFVQPILAGYVDPEHIYCNVADFSDETVGVAWPHACDEQCTNDCGCCKPTLARRIVNPADRLIVIGDSVTDFEVAKRADFVYARGQLITLCEDAGIRYAPFETFDDITHHLKEVAV; from the coding sequence ATGACGGTCCATATCCTGTGCGACTTCGATGGGACGATCACGGCCGAAGACAATATCATCGCGTTGATGAAGGCGTTCGCGCCTCCGGCTTGGGTCGAGTTGAAAGATGCGGTCCTCGAGCAACGGATCTCCATTCGCTCCGGCGTCGGTCAAATGTTTCAACTATTGCCGAGCGAGGCCGCCCCGGCTTACCGCGATTATTTGTTGGAGCGGATCACGCTCCGCCAAGGGTTCCCGTCATTTTTAGAACAGGTTCGGGCCCACGGCTGGAAGTTTGACGTCGTCAGCGGCGGGATGGACTTTTTCGTCCAGCCGATTTTAGCAGGCTACGTCGATCCCGAGCACATCTACTGCAACGTCGCCGACTTCTCCGACGAGACGGTAGGCGTCGCTTGGCCGCACGCTTGCGACGAACAGTGTACAAACGATTGCGGCTGTTGCAAACCGACGCTCGCTCGCCGCATCGTCAATCCCGCCGACCGCTTAATCGTCATCGGCGACTCAGTGACCGACTTCGAGGTCGCGAAGCGTGCCGACTTCGTCTACGCCCGAGGTCAACTCATCACGCTCTGCGAAGACGCAGGCATCCGTTACGCCCCGTTCGAGACGTTTGACGACATCACCCATCACTTGAAGGAGGTGGCCGTATGA
- a CDS encoding cupin domain-containing protein: protein MATVYFQQTEERYVDQTEVSAFLESRGILYEQWDITKLPENLQENYQLTDEDKQAILTTFRYEIRDVSERRGYETADVISLSDATPNLDELLVNFQKEHHHTDDEVRFIVSGHGIFAIDDAERGYFNIELNPGDLISVPVNTRHYFTLQDDRKVVAVRIFVTTEGWVPIYEKQDVTA from the coding sequence ATGGCAACTGTCTATTTCCAACAAACCGAAGAGCGTTACGTCGATCAAACTGAAGTGAGTGCCTTTTTAGAGTCTCGCGGGATTTTGTACGAGCAGTGGGATATCACAAAGCTCCCGGAAAACCTGCAAGAGAACTATCAGTTGACGGACGAGGACAAACAAGCGATCTTGACGACGTTCCGTTACGAAATTCGCGACGTATCGGAGCGCCGCGGCTACGAGACGGCAGACGTCATCTCGTTGTCGGATGCGACGCCGAACTTGGACGAACTGCTCGTCAACTTCCAAAAAGAACACCACCACACGGATGACGAGGTCCGCTTCATCGTCAGCGGCCATGGCATCTTCGCCATCGATGACGCCGAGCGCGGCTACTTCAACATCGAGCTCAACCCGGGCGACCTCATCTCGGTGCCGGTGAACACGCGCCACTACTTCACGCTCCAAGACGACCGCAAAGTCGTCGCCGTCCGCATTTTCGTGACGACAGAGGGCTGGGTGCCGATTTACGAGAAACAAGACGTCACGGCATGA
- the folE2 gene encoding GTP cyclohydrolase FolE2 gives MSTSHVALPTKAERHKLFGSVPPIKGTKPTEKDKMVDLQNTPKNFLFALDSVGISNVKHPVNIETPDGIQATVATFELTTSLVQDRKGINMSRLTEQLDAYHTQGWTLSNRSLIEFAQELAERMEQTEGQLTVRYPWFFSRKAPATGLSGLMNADVMHNVTYNLETGMASVTVGLVINVTTLCPCSKEISEYSAHNQRGYITIEAGLDETSLDGFDWRLALLEAAESNASAPLHPVLKRPDEKRATEIAYENPRFVEDMVRLIAADLYEMKQVVNFFVECRNEESIHQHDAIASITFDKRDN, from the coding sequence ATGTCTACAAGCCATGTCGCTTTACCTACTAAAGCAGAACGACATAAATTATTCGGTTCGGTCCCGCCGATCAAAGGCACGAAGCCAACTGAAAAAGATAAAATGGTCGATCTACAAAACACACCAAAAAACTTCTTGTTCGCGCTCGACAGCGTCGGCATCTCAAACGTCAAACACCCCGTCAACATCGAGACGCCAGACGGTATCCAAGCGACGGTCGCTACGTTCGAGTTGACGACTTCGCTCGTCCAAGACCGTAAAGGGATCAACATGTCGCGTCTGACAGAACAGCTCGACGCGTACCACACACAAGGTTGGACGTTATCGAACCGCTCACTCATCGAGTTCGCGCAAGAACTCGCCGAGCGTATGGAACAGACGGAAGGTCAATTGACGGTCCGTTACCCATGGTTCTTCAGCCGGAAAGCACCAGCCACAGGTCTCAGCGGTCTCATGAACGCGGACGTCATGCACAACGTGACGTACAACTTAGAGACTGGTATGGCGAGCGTAACGGTCGGGCTCGTCATCAACGTGACAACACTTTGCCCATGCTCGAAAGAAATCAGTGAGTACAGCGCCCATAACCAACGCGGCTACATCACGATTGAAGCAGGTCTCGATGAAACTTCGCTCGACGGTTTCGACTGGCGTCTCGCGCTTCTTGAGGCAGCCGAGTCGAACGCATCGGCCCCGCTTCATCCTGTCCTCAAACGTCCGGATGAGAAGCGTGCGACGGAAATCGCGTACGAGAACCCGCGTTTCGTTGAAGATATGGTCCGTTTGATCGCGGCTGACTTGTACGAAATGAAACAAGTCGTCAACTTCTTCGTCGAATGCCGCAACGAAGAGTCGATTCACCAACACGATGCGATCGCTTCGATCACATTCGATAAACGCGATAACTAA
- a CDS encoding methylthioribulose 1-phosphate dehydratase — MSLAARWLELADIKDELAARDWFPGTSGNLAIRVSDDPLEFLVTASGRDKRKRTPDDFVHVDAAGRLIGEQNGRPSAETLLHVEVFNRTDATCSLHVHTVDNNVISELHAATGEVVFTGQEIIKALGFWDEDAVVRVPIIENDADIPTLAAAFASHIRANAGAVLIRNHGITVWGETPAAAKRYLEAYEFLFSYTLKLRALGVHS; from the coding sequence ATGAGCCTTGCGGCACGTTGGCTTGAACTCGCCGACATTAAAGACGAACTCGCCGCCCGCGACTGGTTCCCCGGAACGAGTGGGAATTTGGCGATTCGCGTGTCCGACGACCCGCTCGAATTTCTCGTCACGGCGAGCGGACGCGATAAACGAAAACGAACGCCGGACGACTTTGTTCACGTCGACGCGGCCGGACGCTTGATTGGCGAACAGAACGGTCGTCCATCCGCCGAGACGCTGCTCCACGTCGAAGTGTTCAATCGGACGGACGCGACGTGTTCGCTTCACGTCCATACGGTCGACAATAACGTCATCTCCGAGCTCCATGCCGCCACCGGCGAAGTCGTCTTTACTGGTCAAGAAATCATCAAGGCGCTCGGCTTTTGGGACGAGGATGCGGTCGTCCGCGTACCGATTATCGAGAACGATGCGGACATCCCGACGCTCGCGGCCGCTTTCGCCTCTCATATCCGGGCAAACGCCGGTGCCGTCCTCATCCGCAATCACGGCATCACCGTCTGGGGCGAGACCCCGGCCGCGGCCAAACGCTATTTAGAGGCTTACGAGTTCTTGTTCAGCTATACGTTAAAACTACGCGCCCTAGGCGTCCATTCATAA
- a CDS encoding rhodanese-like domain-containing protein has translation MQNIHATELREKLENGESLHIIDVREQDEYDAGHIPNVPLYPLSEFPGVTDKLAKDNVYHVICRSGGRSVTACDYLESEGYKVINVEGGMLAWDGDVEA, from the coding sequence ATGCAAAACATCCATGCAACCGAATTACGTGAAAAACTTGAGAACGGCGAATCACTCCACATCATCGACGTCCGTGAACAAGACGAGTACGATGCGGGTCACATTCCGAACGTACCGCTCTATCCGCTGTCTGAATTTCCTGGCGTCACGGACAAGCTCGCGAAAGACAACGTCTATCACGTCATCTGCCGCTCAGGCGGCCGCAGTGTGACGGCATGCGATTATTTGGAGTCAGAAGGCTACAAGGTTATCAACGTCGAAGGCGGCATGCTCGCTTGGGACGGTGACGTCGAAGCGTGA
- the hemQ gene encoding hydrogen peroxide-dependent heme synthase codes for MSERPAPTPTTDTQHAAATLDGWYTLHDFRSIDWTRLKTVDPTARQEMIDEFVAFLGSLEDVETRGEGSHAFYSILGQKADVVLMVLRPTFKELEQVELALRKTKLYDYMIPSYSYVSVIELGMYRGSGDGDPYENPHIRARLYPTLPKAAHICFYPMSKARRDGDNWYSLSMDERKELMYRHSMIGRSYAGKIQQFIGGSTGFDGWEWGVTLFAEDSLQFKKIVYEMRFDEVSAKYGEFGDFYVGNILPKEELGTFLG; via the coding sequence ATGTCAGAACGTCCAGCACCAACACCGACAACCGATACGCAACACGCAGCCGCCACGTTAGACGGTTGGTATACGCTCCATGATTTCCGCTCCATCGATTGGACTCGTTTAAAAACAGTCGACCCAACCGCGCGTCAAGAGATGATTGACGAGTTCGTCGCTTTCCTCGGCTCACTCGAAGATGTCGAGACACGTGGTGAAGGGAGTCACGCCTTCTATTCGATCCTTGGCCAAAAAGCGGACGTCGTCTTGATGGTCCTTCGTCCGACGTTCAAAGAGCTCGAGCAAGTCGAACTCGCCCTCCGCAAGACGAAATTGTACGATTATATGATTCCAAGCTATTCGTATGTCTCTGTCATCGAACTCGGCATGTACCGCGGTTCAGGGGACGGCGACCCGTACGAGAACCCGCACATCCGGGCCCGTCTCTATCCGACGCTCCCGAAAGCGGCCCACATCTGCTTCTATCCGATGAGCAAGGCGCGCCGTGACGGAGACAACTGGTATTCGTTGTCGATGGATGAGCGTAAAGAGCTCATGTATCGCCACAGCATGATCGGCCGCAGCTATGCCGGTAAGATTCAACAGTTCATCGGCGGCTCGACCGGTTTCGACGGTTGGGAATGGGGCGTCACGTTGTTCGCTGAAGACTCGCTCCAGTTTAAGAAAATTGTCTATGAGATGCGCTTTGACGAAGTCAGTGCCAAATATGGCGAGTTCGGCGACTTTTACGTCGGGAACATCTTGCCTAAAGAAGAACTTGGCACATTCCTCGGCTGA
- a CDS encoding TerC family protein, producing the protein MDWQLILQYAWIIVVLVGLEGLLSADNALVLAVMVKHLPRTEQKKALFYGLLGAFVFRFIALFLISFLINVWQVQALGALYLIGMSARHLYMTYKARKMDPKQDLAAEAKEETAITEKPVTKKEFWWTVAKVEFADIAFAVDSILAAVALAVSLPPLGLGEIGGIDSGQFFVVLTGGLIGVILMRFAARVFVKLLHQRPTLETAAFIIVGWVGVKLTVLVLEHPGFKELIAGTPFAFMGLPDGFVHSTAWTVFFWSVMVGIAVWGWFSSKPTAVKH; encoded by the coding sequence ATGGATTGGCAGTTAATCCTGCAGTACGCCTGGATCATCGTCGTACTCGTCGGTCTCGAGGGGCTACTTTCTGCAGACAACGCGCTCGTCTTGGCGGTCATGGTCAAGCACTTGCCGCGGACAGAACAGAAGAAGGCACTATTTTACGGATTACTCGGAGCGTTCGTTTTCCGCTTCATCGCATTGTTCTTGATTTCATTCTTGATTAACGTCTGGCAAGTCCAGGCGCTCGGTGCGCTTTACTTGATTGGAATGAGTGCGCGGCACCTGTATATGACCTATAAAGCCCGTAAGATGGATCCGAAACAAGATCTCGCCGCTGAGGCGAAAGAAGAGACGGCCATCACGGAGAAGCCGGTCACGAAGAAAGAGTTCTGGTGGACGGTCGCCAAAGTCGAGTTCGCCGATATCGCCTTCGCGGTCGATTCGATTCTTGCGGCGGTCGCACTTGCGGTCAGCTTGCCGCCGCTCGGTCTCGGTGAGATTGGTGGCATCGACTCAGGTCAGTTCTTCGTCGTCTTGACAGGTGGACTCATCGGGGTCATCTTGATGCGTTTCGCTGCTCGAGTTTTCGTCAAGCTGTTGCATCAACGTCCGACACTCGAAACGGCCGCCTTCATCATCGTCGGCTGGGTCGGTGTGAAATTGACGGTGCTCGTTCTCGAACACCCTGGCTTCAAGGAATTGATTGCCGGTACACCGTTCGCGTTCATGGGTCTTCCGGACGGATTCGTCCACTCGACGGCATGGACCGTGTTCTTCTGGTCGGTCATGGTCGGTATCGCGGTATGGGGTTGGTTCTCTTCAAAACCGACAGCGGTCAAACATTAA
- a CDS encoding IS1182 family transposase, with the protein MIRKSTESETNRTQLEMVTLDELVPADHLVRKIEAVIDFEFIYPLVEDLYSEDRGRPSVDPVVLIKMAFLQYLFGIRSMRQTIREIETNVAYRWFLGFGFTDKVPHFSTFGKNYVRRFQYTSLFDDIFYHILEQAADAGFIDRAVLFVDSTHVKANANKRKLVKKTVRQEVKHYQEQLDAEVERDREESGKKPLGPKKNQAEETKEIKVSTTDPESGYYVKGEREKQFAYSVHAASDAHGFVLGAIVTPGNVHDSVAFPNLLDKVSDRLIQPFAVAADSAYKNPAIAKLLIDRGILPVFPYTRPKGKKGAFKTKDFIYDEHHDVYICPNNELLTYSTTMREGKRKYVSNPAVCVNCPLLEQCTKSQKHQRIIERHLWQPYMDEVEDLRHTELNRNIYDRRKQTVERVFADAKEKHGMRWTRYRGLEKVSMQAMLTFAALNLKKMAGWAWKNAQPA; encoded by the coding sequence ATGATCAGGAAATCAACAGAATCGGAAACCAATCGGACACAACTGGAGATGGTCACGCTCGACGAGCTTGTGCCAGCGGACCATCTGGTCCGAAAAATCGAGGCGGTGATCGACTTTGAGTTCATCTATCCGCTCGTGGAGGACTTATATTCTGAGGATCGTGGCCGGCCAAGCGTCGACCCTGTCGTCCTGATCAAGATGGCCTTTCTTCAGTACCTGTTCGGTATCCGATCCATGCGACAGACAATTCGTGAGATCGAGACGAACGTCGCATACCGTTGGTTTCTCGGGTTCGGATTCACGGACAAGGTGCCACATTTCTCGACGTTCGGGAAGAACTATGTGCGTCGGTTCCAGTACACGAGCTTGTTCGACGACATCTTCTATCATATCCTTGAACAGGCTGCGGACGCAGGGTTCATCGATCGCGCCGTCCTATTCGTCGACTCGACACACGTCAAAGCGAACGCAAACAAGCGGAAGCTCGTCAAGAAGACCGTCCGGCAAGAGGTGAAGCACTATCAGGAACAACTCGATGCCGAGGTCGAGCGAGACCGCGAAGAAAGTGGAAAGAAGCCCTTAGGGCCAAAAAAGAATCAGGCGGAGGAGACGAAGGAAATCAAGGTCAGCACGACAGACCCTGAGAGTGGATATTACGTAAAAGGTGAGCGTGAGAAGCAGTTCGCTTACTCGGTCCATGCGGCGAGCGACGCCCATGGGTTCGTGCTCGGTGCTATCGTCACACCGGGTAACGTGCACGATAGTGTAGCGTTCCCCAATCTGCTCGACAAGGTCTCCGACCGCCTGATTCAACCGTTCGCCGTCGCCGCCGACTCCGCCTATAAAAATCCGGCCATTGCCAAGCTGCTGATTGACCGTGGGATCCTGCCGGTCTTCCCATACACCCGCCCGAAGGGTAAGAAGGGCGCCTTCAAGACCAAGGATTTCATCTACGACGAGCACCATGACGTCTACATCTGCCCAAACAACGAGTTATTAACGTACAGCACGACGATGCGCGAGGGGAAACGCAAGTACGTCTCGAATCCCGCGGTTTGTGTGAACTGCCCGCTGCTCGAGCAGTGCACGAAGAGCCAGAAGCACCAGCGGATAATCGAGCGACACCTCTGGCAACCCTATATGGACGAGGTCGAAGACCTCCGCCACACGGAATTGAACCGCAACATCTATGACCGTCGTAAACAGACGGTCGAGCGCGTGTTCGCGGACGCAAAAGAGAAGCATGGCATGCGTTGGACCCGTTATCGGGGACTTGAAAAAGTTTCAATGCAGGCGATGCTTACTTTTGCTGCCCTCAATCTCAAGAAGATGGCGGGCTGGGCATGGAAGAACGCCCAGCCCGCCTGA
- the pta gene encoding phosphate acetyltransferase: MKLFDTLKQKVSPIRPTIVFPEGVDERVLGAAVRLKNDGMVEPIVIGPKAELEAVAAKHGFDISGLTQYDPATYEDIDTLVESFVERRKGKATPEQARELLSSDVNYFGTMLVHTGKAEGLVSGAMHATADTVRPALQIIKMQTGIKKTSGVFIMVRDDEQYVFSDCAINIAPDAADLAENAYLSALTAKTFGIEPQVALLSFSTKGSAKSPETEKVIEATRLAKEKAPNLPIDGELQFDAAFVPSVAAKKAPGSEVAGNANVFVFPSLEAGNIGYKMVQRFGGFEAIGPILQGLNKPVNDLSRGCNEEDVYKLTLITAAQAIDERNEA, from the coding sequence ATGAAACTATTTGACACGTTGAAACAAAAAGTCAGCCCGATTCGCCCGACCATCGTCTTCCCAGAAGGCGTTGACGAGCGCGTCCTCGGCGCCGCGGTTCGTTTGAAGAATGACGGCATGGTCGAACCGATCGTCATCGGACCAAAAGCTGAGCTTGAAGCGGTCGCTGCGAAGCACGGCTTTGACATCTCAGGTTTGACGCAATACGACCCAGCGACGTACGAAGACATCGACACACTCGTCGAGTCATTCGTCGAACGCCGTAAAGGTAAAGCGACACCGGAACAGGCACGTGAATTATTATCGTCAGACGTGAACTACTTCGGTACGATGCTCGTCCACACAGGAAAAGCAGAAGGTCTTGTCTCAGGCGCGATGCATGCGACAGCCGACACGGTTCGTCCGGCCCTTCAAATCATCAAGATGCAAACAGGCATCAAAAAGACGTCAGGCGTCTTCATCATGGTACGTGACGACGAGCAGTACGTCTTCTCGGACTGCGCAATCAACATCGCACCGGACGCGGCTGACCTCGCCGAAAACGCCTACTTGTCAGCGTTGACAGCGAAGACGTTCGGCATCGAGCCACAAGTCGCGCTCCTCAGCTTCTCGACAAAAGGTTCAGCGAAATCGCCAGAGACGGAGAAAGTCATCGAAGCGACACGTCTCGCCAAAGAGAAGGCACCAAACCTTCCAATCGACGGCGAACTTCAATTCGATGCGGCGTTCGTACCGAGCGTGGCGGCGAAGAAAGCACCAGGCTCTGAAGTAGCCGGGAATGCGAACGTCTTCGTCTTCCCAAGCCTCGAAGCCGGAAACATCGGCTACAAGATGGTTCAACGTTTCGGCGGATTCGAAGCGATTGGACCGATCCTTCAAGGCCTCAACAAGCCGGTCAACGACTTGTCGCGTGGCTGTAACGAAGAGGACGTCTACAAATTGACGCTCATCACAGCGGCACAAGCCATCGACGAGCGCAACGAAGCGTAA
- a CDS encoding 2,3-diketo-5-methylthiopentyl-1-phosphate enolase codes for MSITATYEIKRTDAVATVADKIALELTVGTWTELPHLEQEQLQTYRGEVVSTTHTDTTSRFTIRYPLHNVSPDFSSILTTTFGKLSLDDSIRLIDLTLPETLAPHFKGAKFGVDGIRDLLGVHDRPLVMSIFKGVIGRDLAFLEQQLRDQFAGGIDIVKDDEILYDNPLTPSLERARVGADVIQAHFEATGKRVLYAITLSGPVFGLRDQALRLIEAGATALLFNVYTYGLDALRELANDPDIRVPILAHPAFAGALTGSISHSLLLGKLPRLAGADLTLFPSPYGSLATPRDEAFAIRDLSTEPHWSKPILPVPSAGIHPGLVADIIRDFGTDVVINAGGGIHGHPDGAAAGARAFRQAITHVLGQTEGQTDELDTALKAWAPR; via the coding sequence ATGAGTATCACTGCCACATATGAAATCAAACGAACGGACGCGGTCGCGACCGTCGCCGACAAAATCGCCCTCGAGCTGACCGTCGGCACATGGACGGAGCTGCCTCACTTAGAGCAAGAGCAGTTACAGACGTACCGGGGTGAGGTCGTGTCGACTACCCATACGGACACGACGAGCCGCTTCACGATTCGCTATCCGTTACATAATGTCAGCCCTGACTTTTCATCCATCTTGACGACGACGTTCGGGAAACTGTCCCTCGACGATTCGATTCGGTTAATCGATTTGACGTTGCCCGAGACACTCGCCCCCCATTTCAAAGGCGCCAAGTTCGGCGTCGACGGGATTCGCGATTTACTCGGTGTCCATGATCGCCCGCTCGTCATGAGCATCTTCAAAGGTGTCATCGGCCGTGACCTCGCGTTTCTCGAGCAACAACTCCGCGATCAGTTCGCCGGAGGCATCGATATCGTCAAAGACGACGAGATTTTATACGACAACCCGCTCACCCCGTCGCTTGAACGGGCCCGGGTCGGAGCGGATGTCATTCAAGCCCACTTCGAGGCAACCGGGAAGCGTGTCCTCTATGCCATCACGCTGAGCGGCCCCGTGTTCGGTCTGCGTGACCAAGCGCTCCGTCTCATCGAGGCCGGTGCGACGGCGCTCTTATTCAACGTCTATACGTACGGTCTTGACGCACTGCGCGAACTTGCGAACGACCCAGATATCCGTGTCCCCATCTTGGCACATCCGGCCTTCGCCGGCGCCTTGACCGGGTCAATCAGTCATTCGCTCTTGCTCGGTAAACTCCCACGCCTCGCGGGGGCCGATTTGACGCTCTTCCCGTCACCGTACGGCTCCCTTGCGACACCGCGGGACGAGGCGTTCGCGATTCGTGACCTGAGCACCGAACCACATTGGTCGAAACCGATTTTACCGGTCCCGTCAGCTGGGATTCATCCGGGACTCGTCGCCGATATCATCCGTGATTTTGGAACGGATGTCGTCATCAACGCCGGCGGTGGGATTCACGGTCATCCGGACGGCGCAGCCGCCGGGGCTCGTGCGTTCCGACAAGCGATCACTCACGTCCTCGGTCAAACCGAAGGCCAGACGGACGAACTCGATACCGCGTTGAAGGCGTGGGCGCCCCGATGA
- a CDS encoding ATP-grasp domain-containing protein has product MAKIHVLHENNEWTNHLVRRLEELSLPYELWHLDQGIIDITAEPPEGVFYNRMSASSHTRGHRYAPELTEGVLAWLEANGRTVFNGTRAIRLEVSKVNQYTALRQEGIRVPKTIAAVGKAQIIEAAETLGMTPFITKHNRAGKGLGVQLFHSIDALEAYVNGPTFEESIDGITLIQQYIEAPKPFITRCEFIGGKFVYAVRVDTSDGFELCPADACSIEDQFCPVGETPPAKFEIVEGFNDPIIKQLEAFLKNNQIAVAGIEIIEDADGNVYAYDVNTNTNYNSDAEAKAGQYGMLELATFLGDALTVTSK; this is encoded by the coding sequence ATGGCTAAAATTCACGTGCTCCATGAAAACAATGAATGGACGAACCATCTCGTCCGACGACTCGAGGAATTGTCACTTCCTTATGAACTGTGGCATCTCGACCAAGGCATCATTGATATCACGGCCGAACCGCCAGAAGGCGTCTTCTATAATCGGATGAGCGCTTCGTCGCATACGCGGGGGCACCGGTACGCGCCGGAGTTGACGGAAGGGGTGCTCGCTTGGCTCGAGGCGAACGGGCGGACCGTCTTCAACGGCACGCGCGCGATTCGGCTCGAAGTGAGCAAAGTCAATCAATATACGGCGCTCCGTCAAGAAGGGATTCGAGTGCCGAAGACGATTGCGGCCGTCGGGAAAGCCCAAATAATCGAGGCGGCCGAGACGCTCGGGATGACGCCGTTCATCACGAAACACAACCGGGCTGGCAAAGGACTCGGGGTGCAACTGTTTCATTCCATCGATGCATTGGAAGCATACGTGAACGGCCCGACGTTCGAGGAGTCGATCGACGGGATCACACTCATCCAGCAGTATATCGAGGCGCCGAAACCGTTCATCACCCGCTGTGAGTTCATCGGCGGCAAGTTCGTTTACGCGGTGCGCGTCGATACATCAGACGGCTTCGAACTCTGCCCCGCCGACGCTTGCTCGATTGAAGACCAGTTTTGCCCGGTCGGCGAGACGCCACCGGCGAAGTTTGAAATCGTCGAAGGATTCAATGACCCGATTATCAAGCAGCTAGAGGCGTTTCTAAAGAACAATCAAATTGCTGTTGCTGGAATTGAGATCATCGAAGACGCGGACGGGAACGTCTACGCGTATGACGTCAACACGAACACGAACTACAACTCGGACGCCGAAGCGAAAGCAGGGCAGTACGGCATGCTCGAACTGGCGACGTTCCTCGGTGACGCCTTGACGGTCACGTCGAAATAA
- a CDS encoding DUF2711 family protein, which yields MDEVEDIITLPEGHRYAMFGGGDDYPIKTYYEGVFETVFVVFHPFLVPKNDPTAVDRYVEMDKNEVEQQFRAITWADMRRRLGFDDIKRIDHALRTMIGALKPHAEDQEGANRIIESCDRENVLPPGEGELSNLLENQVLRALLEMGEKWMWSGDEFCTERHLINIRETLTSDTWGVRHRTFFGHQHDWLIVPPWDSHFTLICGSRDWVEQMVKRCELEGFYCQDDTTINWSLFDAKLR from the coding sequence ATGGACGAAGTGGAAGACATCATCACATTGCCGGAAGGGCATCGGTACGCCATGTTCGGTGGCGGAGATGATTATCCGATCAAAACGTATTACGAAGGGGTGTTTGAAACGGTATTCGTCGTGTTTCATCCGTTTCTAGTCCCGAAAAACGACCCGACAGCGGTTGACCGTTATGTCGAGATGGATAAAAACGAGGTCGAACAGCAATTTCGGGCCATCACCTGGGCTGATATGCGTCGCCGACTTGGTTTCGATGACATCAAACGCATCGATCACGCGCTCCGGACGATGATTGGAGCGCTGAAACCGCACGCCGAAGATCAAGAAGGTGCGAATCGAATCATCGAATCTTGCGATCGCGAGAACGTACTTCCACCGGGCGAAGGGGAACTGTCTAATCTTTTAGAGAATCAGGTGTTACGAGCACTTCTTGAGATGGGAGAAAAGTGGATGTGGAGCGGGGACGAGTTCTGCACGGAACGGCATCTCATCAACATTCGGGAGACGCTAACCTCTGATACGTGGGGGGTGCGTCATCGGACGTTCTTCGGACATCAACATGATTGGCTCATCGTACCGCCTTGGGATAGCCATTTCACGTTGATTTGTGGCAGCCGAGATTGGGTCGAACAGATGGTGAAACGTTGTGAGTTGGAAGGCTTTTATTGTCAGGACGACACGACAATCAATTGGAGTTTGTTTGACGCGAAACTGAGGTAA